The genomic segment TGCCCAACCAAAGTACTCATACAACTTTTTGAGGGTATCATGCGCATAAGTAAAGCGCATATAGTTGTGGCGCTGGGTGTTGCTGAGCCACTCTGTCCACTCGCCGTGGCGTTTGCCTTCTATATAATAGCCTTCGGTCAGTTTTTGCCCGGTAGCGGCATCCCACTTGCGGTATACACTATCGAGTTTGCCATTTTTATAATACTTTTCTTCTTTAAAGGCTCTCCCTTGGCGGTGCTCAAGTTCTAGTTTTAGTTCAAGCTTACTAGAAGGCCTTTGGGCAAACACCCCTAAAGGCATTGCCCATAAAAAACATAATATGATATTTATTCTCAACATATAAGTGTTAGTTAATCTTTACATAAAAGGTTTTGGTATCATCTTTTTTAAAGTATATTTTTTGGGCTCTCCCTTCTGGTTGTATGTATTGGTCATAGGCATAAGTCACTTTTACATATTTTACCCCTTTTACCGTTTTTGGAGGAGCTACTATAGTTACCACAACTTTTTCAAAACGTGCACTTTTACCTTGGTAGGTTCCTACAAACCTTAAACTAAGGGTAGAACCTACCGAGTAATTAGCATTTCCTATTTCATCTACCATATAACGCCCTGAATCTGGTTTAGCACTCACTACACTAGTGGGTATACTTCGAGCTTCCTCAGCGATTCCTTCAAACTTCCCCTTCTCCTTCTCCAACCCTTTATCGTGCACCACGTGTTGGTTTTCGCGGTCTACTTTGGGGTCGTCTTCTTTGCCCTTTTTTATGGTAGGGTCCAGGGTGCGGGCACAAGCCCCCTCTAGCTTCGCCAGGTAGTCGTCCATAGTGCCTTTAGTGGTTTTTTGGGCAGCTTGGCTATACTCCCGGGCGGTTTTGCTTAGGTCTATTGGGCACAAAAAAACTCCCCAACTACGAGGAGTTTTTTGTTTTGTTTAATACTTCTTATCCTCTACCAATTGGCCCCCCTCATACCGCTTTTGCCGTAGCAGCTTGCCCATGTCATACCAGGTTTCTTTTTGCAGGGTGCCGTCTTTGTTCCATATTGCCCAATAGCCATGTTTCTTTAAGCCCAAACTGTTGCCGTTTTTGTCGTACAAAGCTTTTTTTTCTTCTATTTCCCAAGGAATGCCTTTGTCCCAACGTTTGGTTTTACGATAAACGATCTCCCCTTTTCTAATAACCCGGGTCTCTTCTTCGTTTTTTTTCCCTAACCGTTCTCTATCCCAGTATATTCTATGTACATTATAGTTTCTTGCATCAGGCTGTAATATATAATGGTCTTCAGTACATTTAGGTGAATCTTTACTTTTGCCCCAAGCACTGTAATCAAATATTTCTTTTACTACTCCCTGCCTATAGGTATACTCTATATAATGATGGCTTGCATACATGGTCATAAGTTCCCACCATTTGCCGTGGCGTTTGCCTGCCACATAGCACCCCTTGGTTACTACCTGACCTTGGGCATCCAGTTTTTTATATACCCCGTGTAGTTTCCCTTTTTTATAGTGTTTTTCTTCGGTATATTGTTTGTCTGCCCGGTGTTCCTGTTCTTTTTGCCAGGTAAACTCTATGGAGCGTTGGGCTTTTGCCCCCAAGGGCAAAAACCACAACAGCATACATAAAGCATAATTGTTCATTTTGATATAATTCATTGTTCTTTTCTAGTTAATCTTGATATAAAACTTGCCTAAATCGGGGGTAAAATACACACTTTTATTAGTTCCTTTGATGATTACTGTTTGGTCATAAGGAAACCTTACCCGTACATAACGCACCCCTTTTACTGTTTTTGGTGCTTCTGCTACTACTGCCCTTATCCCATTAAAATCCGCCTTTTGTCCATGATAAGTACCATAAAATCTAAGGATAAGTTCCGAACCCACAGGATAAGAAGACTTCTCTACACCTTCTATTATATAGTGTCCTTTAGGTTTATGACTAATGGTGTTTTCAGGAATACTTCTAGCTTTTTTAGCTATCCCCTCCAGCTTCCCCTTTTCCTTCTCCAGCCCCTTATCGTGCACCACGTGTTGGTTTTCGCGGTCTACCTTGGGGTCATCTTCTTTGCCCTTTTTTATGGCAGGGTCCAGGGTGCGGGCACAAGCCCCCTCTAGCTTCGCCAGGTAGTCGTCCATGGTGCCTTTAGTGGTTTTTTGGGCAGCTTGGCTATACTCCCGGGCGGTTTTGCTGATGTCTATTGGGCACAAAAAAACTCCCCAACTACGAGGAGTTTTTTGTTTTGTTTAATACTTCTTATCCTCTACCAATTGGCCCCCCTCATACCGTTTTTGCCTCAGCAGCTTGCCCATGTCATACCAGGTTTCTTTTTGCAGGGTACCGTCTTTGTTCCAAAGTTTCCAATGCCCGTGGCGTTTGTGCCCTAAGCTTTTGCCGTTTTTG from the Microscilla marina ATCC 23134 genome contains:
- a CDS encoding toxin-antitoxin system YwqK family antitoxin, with amino-acid sequence MLRINIILCFLWAMPLGVFAQRPSSKLELKLELEHRQGRAFKEEKYYKNGKLDSVYRKWDAATGQKLTEGYYIEGKRHGEWTEWLSNTQRHNYMRFTYAHDTLKKLYEYFGWANAQSDSIKSNEYFYTFEPNPDNFTLHRINWNTTRIGKKTKKSM